One part of the Truepera radiovictrix DSM 17093 genome encodes these proteins:
- a CDS encoding ABC transporter ATP-binding protein: MLAVRDLTLAYGGAEPVLAGVNLEVPAGRFVSLVGPSGSGKSSILRAVMGLQAPEGGAVSLGVPREEVGFLFQDDALLPWRTAAQNVALGLTIRGVAKTEALARAHTWLGRLGLTGFEDRFPRRLSGGQRKRVALAQVLALGPRLLLMDEPFASLDAIVRHRITQDVLRWTERERLTVLLVTHDLEEAISLSDTIYLLSNGPRARVKERYEVPLPRPRDPIVTRTLPGFAPLLKRLWSDLEGAFAAPSPTAPLEGATR, translated from the coding sequence ATGCTCGCGGTTCGGGACCTCACGCTGGCCTACGGCGGGGCCGAACCGGTGCTGGCGGGGGTGAACCTCGAGGTCCCCGCGGGGCGCTTCGTCTCGCTCGTCGGGCCGTCGGGTTCGGGTAAGAGCAGCATCCTGCGGGCGGTCATGGGGCTGCAAGCGCCAGAGGGCGGCGCGGTGTCGCTCGGCGTGCCGCGCGAGGAGGTCGGCTTCCTCTTTCAGGACGACGCCCTCTTGCCGTGGCGCACGGCGGCGCAGAACGTCGCGTTGGGCCTCACCATCCGGGGGGTCGCCAAAACCGAGGCCCTGGCGCGCGCGCACACCTGGCTCGGCCGGCTCGGGCTCACGGGTTTCGAGGACCGCTTTCCGCGCCGCCTCTCGGGGGGGCAGCGCAAGCGGGTGGCGCTCGCCCAGGTGCTGGCGCTGGGGCCGCGCCTGCTACTGATGGACGAACCCTTCGCGTCGCTCGACGCCATCGTCCGGCACCGCATCACCCAGGACGTGCTGCGCTGGACGGAGCGCGAGCGCCTCACCGTGCTCCTGGTCACCCACGACCTAGAGGAGGCGATCAGCCTGTCAGACACCATCTATCTGCTTTCAAACGGCCCGCGCGCGCGCGTCAAAGAGCGCTACGAGGTGCCCCTGCCGCGCCCGCGCGACCCCATCGTGACGCGCACGCTACCGGGTTTCGCGCCGCTCCTCAAGCGGCTGTGGAGCGACCTCGAGGGTGCCTTCGCAGCCCCCTCCCCGACGGCGCCGCTCGAGGGGGCCACGCGGTGA
- a CDS encoding ABC transporter substrate-binding protein, translated as MGCCDELAIKSPPRYKARRSPPTDLLSAWKGDPSTLGGVERRSVLKGLFGTFVGVTLAPSLVACNPRAQRVRLAFCSQLLCVVPYEFTRAEGFFEDEGLEVEYIYARGGNAAMQALVGGAVDYAATSLDVALQAAASGAAIRRFATTGQLPLFALATAPGSPIASLEGLAGATVGISGLGNADHALLLYLLQRSGVDTGSLEYATIGTNLYEALNAGQVDAGMVQEPALSLVQEAGGRVLFNGMDLTDAERFLGGTYEFMGVAVRAAERDERLDEMRRLARALERGLRALRTASPGDLIAALPPELVTGGDPGRLADILERYRLSLYPETVSIDPASSARVQEANLSAGVLAAPVDLDALLDTAALGADAPSGLRAA; from the coding sequence ATGGGATGCTGTGACGAACTCGCCATCAAGAGCCCGCCGCGCTACAAGGCGCGCCGGAGCCCCCCAACCGACCTACTTAGCGCCTGGAAGGGAGACCCCAGTACGCTCGGCGGCGTCGAGCGCCGAAGCGTCCTCAAGGGTCTTTTCGGGACCTTCGTGGGCGTCACACTCGCCCCTAGCCTCGTCGCCTGCAACCCGCGCGCGCAGCGCGTTCGGTTGGCCTTTTGCAGCCAGCTGCTGTGCGTGGTGCCCTACGAGTTCACCCGCGCCGAAGGCTTTTTCGAGGACGAAGGGCTCGAGGTCGAGTACATCTACGCGCGCGGCGGCAACGCCGCCATGCAGGCGCTCGTCGGCGGCGCGGTCGACTACGCCGCCACCAGCCTCGACGTGGCGCTGCAGGCGGCCGCGAGCGGCGCCGCGATCCGGCGCTTCGCCACCACCGGTCAACTGCCGCTCTTCGCCCTAGCGACCGCACCGGGGAGCCCCATCGCTTCCCTTGAGGGGCTCGCGGGCGCTACCGTCGGCATCTCGGGGCTCGGCAACGCCGACCACGCGCTGCTCCTTTACCTGCTCCAACGCTCGGGGGTGGACACGGGCAGCCTCGAGTACGCCACCATCGGGACCAACCTCTACGAAGCGCTCAACGCGGGCCAGGTAGACGCCGGGATGGTGCAGGAGCCCGCGCTCTCGCTCGTGCAGGAGGCCGGCGGACGGGTGCTCTTTAACGGGATGGACTTAACCGACGCCGAGCGCTTTTTGGGCGGCACCTACGAGTTCATGGGCGTCGCGGTGCGCGCCGCGGAGCGAGACGAGCGCCTCGACGAGATGCGGCGGCTGGCGCGGGCGCTAGAGCGCGGGCTCAGGGCGCTGCGCACCGCCTCCCCCGGCGACCTCATCGCGGCGCTGCCGCCGGAGCTGGTCACCGGCGGCGACCCCGGAAGGCTCGCCGACATCTTGGAGCGCTACCGCCTGTCGCTCTACCCCGAAACCGTCAGCATCGACCCCGCCTCGAGCGCGCGCGTCCAGGAGGCCAACCTGAGCGCCGGGGTGCTGGCGGCGCCCGTGGACCTAGACGCGCTCCTCGACACCGCCGCGCTAGGGGCGGACGCGCCGAGCGGGCTCCGGGCCGCGTGA
- a CDS encoding cytochrome P450, whose product MNRASLPVASVQDTLSVLSDIVIPTVAKGPIIRRPKIVALTEALDLDTRAVRRMQRLRDTYGPGPLMLRVPGQPRALILDPEHVHRVLAGSPEPFTTASFEKRAALSHFEPKGALITRGPARPDRRRFNEEVLDHESPMHRLSAQLLAVVAEEADELLKTVRRRRYALEWDTFFAAWFRLVRRVVFGDGARDDTKLTDMIFKLRADGNWAFLKPKNKGLRKRFFRRMHRYLERAEPGSLAHVMAHTYATKQTAPDHQVPQWLFAFDPAGMTTFRSLALLASFPEQAERARQEVRESPPLPVLPFLRATVLESLRLWPTTPMVLRQSTRETQWEEGVMPAETGVLIYAPFFHRDETRLPYAHRFAPEVWLEHGFSQPWPLIPFSQGPAICPGRHLVLLLTSNMLAHLITGREVWLRPLNRLGVPGPLPGTLNNYDLRFELSR is encoded by the coding sequence ATGAACCGTGCATCGCTACCCGTCGCTTCGGTGCAGGACACGCTAAGCGTCTTGTCAGACATCGTCATCCCGACCGTCGCCAAGGGCCCGATCATCCGCCGCCCGAAGATCGTCGCGCTTACCGAGGCGCTCGACCTTGACACCAGAGCCGTGCGCCGGATGCAGCGGCTTAGGGACACCTACGGGCCGGGGCCTCTCATGCTGCGCGTCCCGGGCCAGCCCAGAGCGCTCATCTTGGACCCGGAACACGTCCACCGCGTGCTAGCGGGTTCGCCTGAGCCCTTCACCACGGCCAGCTTCGAAAAGCGCGCCGCGCTGTCGCACTTCGAGCCCAAGGGGGCGCTCATCACCCGCGGCCCCGCGCGCCCCGACCGCCGCCGCTTTAATGAGGAGGTCTTGGACCACGAGAGCCCCATGCACAGGCTCTCGGCGCAGCTTCTGGCGGTCGTCGCCGAGGAGGCCGACGAACTCCTCAAAACGGTCCGCCGGCGCCGCTACGCGCTCGAGTGGGACACCTTCTTCGCCGCCTGGTTCCGCCTCGTGCGGCGGGTCGTCTTCGGCGACGGTGCCAGGGACGACACGAAGCTCACCGACATGATCTTTAAGCTCCGCGCGGACGGCAACTGGGCCTTTTTAAAGCCCAAGAACAAGGGGCTGCGCAAGCGCTTTTTCAGGCGGATGCACCGCTACTTAGAGCGCGCCGAACCGGGGAGCTTGGCGCACGTCATGGCGCACACCTACGCCACCAAACAGACCGCCCCCGACCACCAGGTGCCGCAGTGGCTCTTCGCCTTTGACCCCGCCGGTATGACGACGTTTCGCTCGCTCGCGCTGCTGGCCTCGTTCCCCGAGCAGGCGGAGCGGGCGCGCCAGGAGGTTCGGGAGAGCCCACCCCTGCCGGTGCTCCCCTTTTTGCGGGCGACGGTGCTCGAGTCGCTGCGCCTGTGGCCCACGACGCCGATGGTGCTGCGCCAGAGCACCCGCGAGACGCAGTGGGAGGAGGGGGTCATGCCCGCCGAGACCGGCGTGCTGATCTACGCGCCCTTTTTCCACCGCGACGAGACGCGCCTGCCCTACGCGCACCGCTTCGCGCCGGAGGTGTGGCTCGAGCACGGTTTTTCGCAGCCGTGGCCGCTCATCCCCTTTTCGCAGGGGCCCGCCATCTGCCCGGGGCGACACCTCGTCTTGCTGCTCACCAGCAACATGCTCGCGCACCTCATCACGGGCCGCGAGGTGTGGCTACGCCCCCTCAACCGCCTCGGGGTGCCGGGGCCGCTGCCGGGGACGCTCAACAACTACGACCTGCGCTTCGAGCTGAGCCGGTAA
- the glgA gene encoding glycogen synthase, translating to MNITVLTNEYPPHIYGGAGVHVEYLTRELARLDGGAHRLEVFSFGDQRVEKGNLRVEGVTPEVALSAQDPRHAKLLDTLQRDLMMASKAGPSDIVHCHTWYTHFAGCLVKQLQGAKLVLTTHSLEPHRPWKVEQLGSAYYASSWLERTAFENADGVVAVSEAMKRDVHALYGVPFERIRVIPNGIDPSEYRPTRDDAVLRRYGVDPARPYVLFVGRITRQKGILHLVSALKYLPEGTQVVLCAGAPDTPEIEREMAGLIERARAEGANVVWVREMLPRAELVVLYSQAAVFVCPSVYEPFGIINLEAMACETPVVASAVGGIPEIVVPGETGLLVPFEAGEDFEPKDPEAFARDLAGALTELLSDPARLGAMGKASRRRVEERFSWAAVAQETLDFYRLLL from the coding sequence ATGAACATCACCGTCTTGACCAACGAGTACCCGCCGCACATCTACGGGGGGGCGGGGGTGCACGTCGAGTACCTGACCCGCGAACTCGCGCGCCTGGATGGGGGCGCGCACCGCCTCGAGGTCTTCTCGTTCGGTGACCAGCGCGTCGAAAAGGGCAACCTGCGGGTCGAGGGCGTCACCCCGGAGGTCGCGCTCAGCGCCCAGGACCCGCGCCACGCCAAGCTGCTTGACACCTTGCAGCGCGACCTGATGATGGCAAGCAAGGCGGGGCCGAGCGACATCGTGCACTGCCACACCTGGTACACGCACTTCGCGGGCTGTTTGGTGAAGCAGCTCCAGGGGGCCAAGCTCGTCTTGACCACGCACTCGTTGGAGCCGCACCGCCCCTGGAAGGTCGAGCAGCTGGGCTCCGCCTACTACGCGAGCAGCTGGCTCGAGCGCACCGCGTTCGAGAACGCCGACGGGGTCGTGGCCGTCTCCGAAGCGATGAAGCGCGACGTGCACGCGCTCTACGGCGTCCCCTTCGAGCGGATTCGCGTCATCCCCAACGGCATCGACCCGAGCGAGTACAGACCGACGCGCGACGACGCGGTGCTGCGCCGCTACGGGGTCGACCCCGCGCGCCCCTACGTGCTCTTCGTCGGGCGCATCACCCGGCAAAAGGGCATCTTGCACCTCGTAAGCGCGCTCAAGTACCTGCCGGAAGGGACGCAGGTGGTGCTCTGCGCGGGGGCGCCGGACACCCCGGAGATCGAACGCGAGATGGCCGGGCTGATCGAAAGGGCGCGCGCGGAGGGGGCCAACGTCGTCTGGGTGCGCGAGATGCTGCCGCGCGCGGAGCTCGTGGTGCTCTACAGCCAAGCGGCGGTGTTCGTCTGCCCGTCGGTGTACGAGCCCTTCGGCATCATCAACTTAGAGGCGATGGCCTGCGAGACGCCCGTGGTCGCCTCCGCCGTCGGCGGCATCCCGGAGATCGTAGTGCCCGGGGAGACGGGGCTGCTAGTGCCCTTTGAGGCGGGGGAGGACTTCGAACCGAAAGACCCCGAGGCGTTCGCCCGCGACCTGGCGGGGGCCCTGACCGAGCTGCTCTCTGACCCCGCGCGGCTGGGGGCGATGGGCAAAGCCTCGCGCCGGCGGGTCGAGGAGCGCTTCAGCTGGGCGGCGGTGGCGCAAGAGACCTTGGATTTTTACCGGTTGCTGCTTTAG